The Triticum aestivum cultivar Chinese Spring chromosome 7B, IWGSC CS RefSeq v2.1, whole genome shotgun sequence genome window below encodes:
- the LOC123157730 gene encoding uncharacterized protein, with amino-acid sequence MPTTKRSRARAKAAKAKATEAAKTARANASQATRAADAEAEEAAMAALEAAETARIRAEGAAAKAREAAGETSRPEEEEETEWAQCEEELFASKFRRYWDTFYAFRGVRRSRTLLQTTSIPVMRYTYPAPDDSPKAMETLQIMSVKIAAIKEGLRWPLQVFGLVAARDNLDHMRNIIFHRSRNNCQTITEEDPYLALTGPSRAIAVSVDPSYVEVSLKVKGTTEAEDKDLSDLVLLHRTGRFLGGLYSSRLSTLELAFDHVTRSVEATIFVKLTYGSWPTGFGGVITASSSSRDDLKVKLLDSGDDGLPIDANGAIKLSRRVVSIGHVESLNVYVTAGRVDEKQVVESGRATFKAQRAGVSLSELCLGFCSMNVTVAWSCFRHEW; translated from the exons ATGCCTACGACTAAGAGATCCAGGGCGAGGGCAAAGGCCGCCAAGGCCAAGGCCACGGAAGCAGCCAAGACGGCCAGGGCGAACGCCTCTCAGGCCACGAGGGCAGCTGACGCGGAGGCTGAAGAAGCTGCCATGGCCGCCCTGGAAGCCGCCGAGACGGCCAGAATCAGGGCTGAAGGAGCTGCCGCTAAGGCCAGAGAAGCCGCGGGCGAGACAAGtcggccagaggaggaggaggagacggagtGGGCGCAGTGCGAGGAGGAGCTGTTCGCCTCCAAGTTCCGTCGTTACTGGGACACATTCTACGCCTTCCGCGGCGTCCGTCGCTCCCGTACCCTCCTTCAAACCA CATCTATCCCTGTGATGCGTTACACATACCCTGCTCCTGATGACAGCCCCAAGGCCATGGAGACACTGCAGATCATGTCGGTCAAGATTGCGGCAATCAAAGAGGGCTTACGCTGGCCACTGCAAGTGTTTGGTCTCGTTGCTGCGCGCGACAACTTGGATCACATGCGCAACATTATTTTTCACCGTTCGAGAAATAACTGTCAAACCATCACCGAAGAG GATCCATATCTTGCATTGACTGGCCCTAGTCGAGCCATTGCCGTGTCAGTGGACCCTTCATACGTTGAGGTTTCCCTGAAAGTCAAGGGCACTACTGAAGCCGAGGATAAAGACCTGAGCGATCTCGTTTTGCTGCACAGAACCGGACGTTTCCTCGGCGGTCTTTACTCTAGCAGGCTCAGCACGTTGGAACTCGCCTTTGACCATGTTACCCGCTCCGTAGAGGCTACAATCTTTGTAAAACTAACTTATGGGTCTTGGCCAACCGGTTTCGGAGGTGTGATCACTGCCAGCAGCAGTTCTCGTGATGACCTGAAAGTCAAGTTACTTGATTCCGGAGATGACGGGTTGCCCATAGATGCCAATGGCGCGATCAAGCTCTCACGTCGTGTGGTTTCTATTGGACATGTAGAGTCTCTTAACGTTTATGTCACTGCAGGTCGAGTTGATGAGAAACAAGTTGTTGAGAGTGGCAGGGCAACTTTTAAGGCGCAGAGGGCTGGTGTTAGCCTTAGTGAGCTCTGCCTTGGCTTCTGTAGTATGAATGTTACCGTTGCTTGGTCCTGTTTCCGTCATGAGTGGTAA
- the LOC123159376 gene encoding uncharacterized protein isoform X2 has translation MPSLETAFVKPAACSRDCCIRGAFKECCGICAECTGDGDHGSRCVLLGGLASAIHLELLIFGRDLRWCPTFSNLKTLLLNEWCVAIDFRALLCILEHSPVLEKLILRLSKRREFITVLSYPMEKLPAISKHLNIVEIRCRDVDGRVCRILKLLSRFGSAMQISIKLVSQLSTCFSFETWLWHFPANDDDECNIIVQG, from the exons ATGCCTTCACTGGAAACAGCATTTGTGAAGCCTGCAGCATGCTCGAGAGATTGCTGCATAAGAGGTGCTTTTAAGGAATGCTGTGGCATTTGTGCAGAATGTACTGGTGATGGTGACCATGGCAGCCGCTGCGTGCTTCTCGGAGGTCTGGCCAGTGCTATACATTTGGAACTG CTTATATTTGGAAGGGATTTGAGGTGGTGTCCTACATTTAGTAACTTGAAGACATTGTTGCTGAATGAGTGGTGTGTGGCTATTGACTTCCGTGCATTACTTTGCATTCTCGAGCATTCACCCGTTCTTGAGAAGCTCATTCTTCGACTATCTAAG AGACGGGAGTTTATTACTGTGCTGAGCTATCCAATGGAAAAATTACCTGCAATATCCAAACATCTTAATATTGTGGAAATCAGATGCAGAGATGTTGATGGGAGGGTTTGCAGGATTTTAAAGTTGTTGAGTCGTTTTGGCAGTGCCATGCAGATTAGCATCAAACTGGTTTCGCAACTATCCACAT GCTTTAGTTTCGAGACATGGCTTTGGCACTttccagccaatgatgatgatGAATGCAATATAATTGTGCAAGGCTAA
- the LOC123159376 gene encoding uncharacterized protein isoform X1 encodes MPSLETAFVKPAACSRDCCIRGAFKECCGICAECTGDGDHGSRCVLLGGLASAIHLELVAEPGMLIFGRDLRWCPTFSNLKTLLLNEWCVAIDFRALLCILEHSPVLEKLILRLSKRREFITVLSYPMEKLPAISKHLNIVEIRCRDVDGRVCRILKLLSRFGSAMQISIKLVSQLSTCFSFETWLWHFPANDDDECNIIVQG; translated from the exons ATGCCTTCACTGGAAACAGCATTTGTGAAGCCTGCAGCATGCTCGAGAGATTGCTGCATAAGAGGTGCTTTTAAGGAATGCTGTGGCATTTGTGCAGAATGTACTGGTGATGGTGACCATGGCAGCCGCTGCGTGCTTCTCGGAGGTCTGGCCAGTGCTATACATTTGGAACTGGTAGCTGAACCTGGAATG CTTATATTTGGAAGGGATTTGAGGTGGTGTCCTACATTTAGTAACTTGAAGACATTGTTGCTGAATGAGTGGTGTGTGGCTATTGACTTCCGTGCATTACTTTGCATTCTCGAGCATTCACCCGTTCTTGAGAAGCTCATTCTTCGACTATCTAAG AGACGGGAGTTTATTACTGTGCTGAGCTATCCAATGGAAAAATTACCTGCAATATCCAAACATCTTAATATTGTGGAAATCAGATGCAGAGATGTTGATGGGAGGGTTTGCAGGATTTTAAAGTTGTTGAGTCGTTTTGGCAGTGCCATGCAGATTAGCATCAAACTGGTTTCGCAACTATCCACAT GCTTTAGTTTCGAGACATGGCTTTGGCACTttccagccaatgatgatgatGAATGCAATATAATTGTGCAAGGCTAA